From the Leptospira biflexa serovar Patoc strain 'Patoc 1 (Paris)' genome, one window contains:
- a CDS encoding pyridoxal phosphate-dependent aminotransferase, translating into MEFANRMNGIDSSPIRKAFELARSIQNPINLSIGQPHFPCPPNIIEAMNRAAMEGKTSYTLTAGIPELKTAMAEKYRSQNQMQYAHEDRILVTSGISSALFLLFNALINEGDECLVISPYFLMYPAMIKFYGGKLVPLSENFEAKDLETLKNRKFKLIIFSNPSNPTGKVFSKEQLRALANLAESTGAYLISDEIYELFDYDEKFFSIGSEYEKTITLTGFSKTYNMTGLRLATILAEEKVIQALTTLQQYTVVCAPSITQWAGIEALKTDMTAYIQDYKEKRDFVYESLKDYYPIQKSGGAFYSFFQVPCDDEEFIKRAVKKDLILVPGFIFCDAKNFVRLSFATEWETLKRGMKALQELSKESESF; encoded by the coding sequence ATGGAATTTGCCAATAGAATGAATGGGATCGACTCCTCTCCCATCCGAAAAGCCTTCGAACTTGCACGTAGCATCCAAAACCCCATCAATCTGAGTATCGGGCAACCCCACTTCCCTTGCCCACCTAACATCATCGAAGCGATGAATCGGGCAGCCATGGAAGGGAAAACCTCTTACACACTCACAGCGGGAATTCCTGAGTTAAAAACCGCGATGGCAGAAAAATACCGTTCCCAAAATCAGATGCAGTATGCACATGAGGATCGAATCCTTGTGACTTCTGGAATTTCCTCTGCTTTGTTTTTATTATTCAATGCTCTCATCAACGAAGGGGATGAATGCCTTGTGATCTCACCTTATTTTTTGATGTATCCTGCCATGATCAAATTTTATGGAGGGAAGTTGGTTCCCCTTTCCGAAAACTTTGAAGCCAAAGATTTGGAAACTCTGAAAAACAGAAAATTCAAACTCATCATCTTCTCCAATCCATCGAACCCAACAGGCAAAGTGTTTTCGAAAGAACAACTCCGTGCTTTGGCAAACCTGGCAGAATCCACAGGAGCCTACCTGATCAGTGATGAAATTTATGAACTCTTTGACTATGATGAGAAGTTTTTTTCCATCGGAAGTGAGTATGAAAAAACCATCACTCTCACTGGATTTTCGAAAACATACAATATGACAGGTCTTAGGCTTGCCACAATCCTTGCAGAAGAAAAGGTCATCCAAGCACTCACCACCTTACAACAGTACACTGTCGTATGTGCCCCTTCCATCACCCAATGGGCAGGGATCGAAGCACTTAAAACAGACATGACGGCTTATATCCAGGATTATAAAGAAAAACGCGATTTTGTTTACGAATCCTTAAAAGACTACTACCCCATCCAAAAATCAGGTGGTGCTTTTTATTCTTTTTTTCAAGTGCCTTGCGATGATGAAGAGTTCATCAAACGTGCTGTCAAAAAAGACCTCATCCTTGTTCCAGGGTTTATCTTCTGTGATGCCAAAAATTTTGTGCGACTATCTTTTGCAACCGAGTGGGAAACTTTGAAACGAGGGATGAAGGCCTTACAAGAACTTTCGAAAGAAAGTGAATCATTTTAG
- the smpB gene encoding SsrA-binding protein SmpB: protein MGKTKKDDKPRGTDPLINKKAKFNFELLDSFEAGVVLTGSEVKSLREKKGNLTDCFAKVRNGEVFLENFQIPPYKNGGYANHPEIRPRKLLLKAKEIEKIDRSIKEKGLVLVATRCFFKNNRLVKIDVALAKPKKLYDKRDDIQKKEAKIDMERAMKEHLRK, encoded by the coding sequence ATGGGCAAAACAAAAAAAGACGATAAACCCCGCGGAACTGATCCTTTGATCAATAAAAAGGCAAAGTTCAATTTCGAACTACTCGATTCGTTCGAGGCGGGAGTTGTACTCACAGGATCTGAGGTGAAATCCCTTCGTGAAAAAAAAGGAAACCTCACCGATTGTTTTGCCAAAGTGAGAAATGGGGAAGTATTTTTAGAAAATTTTCAAATCCCTCCTTACAAAAACGGAGGTTATGCGAACCACCCTGAAATTCGTCCAAGAAAACTCCTGCTCAAGGCAAAAGAAATTGAAAAAATAGATCGTTCGATAAAAGAGAAGGGACTTGTGCTTGTTGCCACTCGTTGTTTCTTTAAGAACAATCGTTTGGTGAAGATTGATGTCGCATTAGCCAAACCAAAAAAATTATACGACAAACGGGATGATATCCAAAAAAAGGAAGCCAAAATCGATATGGAAAGAGCCATGAAGGAACACTTACGCAAATGA
- a CDS encoding AAA family ATPase translates to MEFVTIAGVKVPVLPHSEKFPVFPSSLVETDSVKQTLQKILYPMLEGMPVLLVGDAGVGKNALIYYINSLRKQPTLRFSFNEDTLPEDLIGSYRILLDGKGFTWSNGPLTNALSEGLSFVADEMNLCAPNIIKRFSSVYESNYLDLLEGSGERVKGKTGFWFIGTQNPSEGFEGRKPLPFDITKHFAVVYVDPYSPDEMFFILKKLYPMLTEDVLKQIIRINIESEKRIKSGEIGKGDLEKYHFNLRTLQKYCNRLVLFGAGDKTVSVREALYLFEEPFRKKEDKEKQRELIESEFGGSVKLVPTKGYVQNSTIFWNDKEIKTWDETKTISLLSKYPTPEPILHFLDQVFTAIQAKENILIEYREDQDPQEFLPLFTELTGIELESVMLSKGMHTSDVVGALKPTEEGKIESVNWVDGPLTRAIRKGHIILISGLESAGAELVEKMNMLTDDARSLTLPPESGEYLPIKLTETSVVFGMKSFRASKSVTTISRAFRNRFTPILFPELEDAKVLEEILEFFLPEGVLPRSLARFHLKAKELSEKRTIGSANLMPYRFGIANLLKWKNHIYRYNQKDVKDIAIRGGQIYYTNQIADPKERKELERLLEGYLSGVEVVSTLFEEIEEKKKTFTTESGLNRKNWWDPELHKRDPLTGVANKLNAGEETRRGIEINTPETGGRVKEGPDAWYGQDTQGNQGQGEPQGGGGAWGYRTEELYKQFLKKRRLLWDYSIMVGLTEFKSVFGKELEEVELNLEQLFDPEIDIHRMYKNEGSRVDARKYISYKSGRGDTKIFDKTTIEKNDEKLKGVEVTFLVSKCRRIFNFEYSIAMLSALLVSLHILNEHDIKTSVHTFCDIKNSKDTVDIFHLKSAEEDYTPEKEEEVFSALCKNWQGDSIPEYQVLSNCERYFSPDAQTKIIVILSDFRGQRAKTYIEDELASFDTRKMKEAVLKNEEKNYVFLGVGLGSRYIAEHVFHDSLQITADNFYSMPNLIGAEIARLVQIHHSLRQ, encoded by the coding sequence ATGGAATTTGTAACCATCGCCGGCGTGAAAGTGCCAGTCCTTCCGCACTCAGAAAAATTTCCCGTTTTCCCTTCTAGTCTTGTTGAAACTGACTCGGTGAAACAAACCCTACAAAAAATCCTCTACCCCATGCTCGAAGGGATGCCAGTCCTTCTTGTCGGTGATGCGGGAGTGGGAAAAAATGCTCTTATCTATTATATCAATTCCCTACGAAAACAACCCACGCTTCGCTTTAGTTTTAATGAAGACACTCTCCCAGAAGATTTGATTGGATCCTACCGCATCCTTCTCGATGGGAAAGGTTTCACTTGGTCGAACGGTCCACTGACGAATGCACTTTCCGAAGGTCTTAGTTTTGTTGCCGATGAAATGAATCTTTGTGCCCCAAACATCATCAAACGGTTTTCTTCCGTGTACGAATCCAATTACCTAGACCTCTTGGAAGGCAGTGGGGAACGAGTGAAAGGGAAAACCGGATTTTGGTTCATTGGAACCCAAAACCCGAGTGAAGGATTTGAAGGTCGTAAACCCCTCCCATTTGATATCACAAAACATTTTGCCGTTGTTTATGTGGATCCTTATTCTCCGGATGAGATGTTTTTTATTTTAAAGAAACTGTATCCCATGCTTACCGAAGATGTGTTAAAACAAATCATCCGTATTAATATCGAATCCGAAAAACGAATCAAGTCAGGTGAGATTGGAAAAGGGGACTTAGAAAAATACCATTTTAATTTACGAACCCTTCAAAAGTATTGCAACCGTTTGGTGTTGTTTGGTGCAGGAGACAAAACGGTTTCGGTAAGAGAAGCTTTATATCTTTTTGAAGAACCATTCCGCAAAAAAGAAGATAAAGAAAAACAACGAGAGCTCATCGAATCAGAGTTTGGTGGCTCGGTGAAACTGGTTCCTACTAAAGGTTATGTACAGAACTCTACCATCTTCTGGAATGACAAAGAGATCAAAACTTGGGACGAAACAAAAACCATCTCCCTTCTCTCCAAATACCCAACTCCTGAACCCATCCTCCATTTCCTTGACCAAGTGTTCACGGCCATCCAAGCCAAAGAAAACATTCTCATTGAATACCGTGAGGACCAGGACCCGCAAGAATTTTTGCCACTATTCACCGAACTCACAGGCATTGAATTGGAATCCGTGATGTTATCCAAAGGGATGCATACCTCCGATGTGGTCGGTGCCCTAAAACCTACCGAAGAAGGAAAAATTGAAAGTGTCAATTGGGTGGATGGTCCACTCACACGTGCCATTCGAAAAGGCCATATCATCCTCATCTCAGGCCTTGAATCAGCAGGAGCCGAGCTTGTTGAAAAAATGAATATGTTAACCGATGATGCTCGTTCCCTCACTCTCCCTCCAGAGTCAGGGGAATACCTTCCCATCAAACTCACAGAAACTTCTGTTGTCTTTGGGATGAAATCCTTCCGAGCTTCCAAGTCGGTCACTACGATTTCACGTGCCTTCCGTAACCGTTTCACTCCCATCCTTTTTCCTGAACTCGAAGATGCCAAAGTTTTAGAAGAAATTTTAGAATTCTTTTTACCAGAAGGTGTACTGCCTCGTTCCCTCGCTCGTTTCCACCTAAAGGCCAAAGAACTTTCGGAAAAACGTACCATTGGTTCGGCAAACCTGATGCCTTACCGTTTTGGGATCGCAAACCTTCTCAAATGGAAAAACCATATCTACCGCTACAACCAAAAGGACGTAAAAGATATTGCGATCCGTGGGGGACAAATCTATTACACAAACCAAATTGCCGATCCCAAGGAACGAAAAGAACTAGAACGCCTGTTAGAAGGTTATCTTTCAGGTGTGGAAGTGGTCTCAACACTCTTCGAGGAAATCGAAGAGAAAAAAAAAACATTTACCACTGAGTCAGGTCTGAATCGAAAAAACTGGTGGGACCCAGAACTCCATAAACGGGACCCTCTCACCGGTGTAGCCAATAAATTAAACGCAGGCGAGGAAACAAGGCGAGGGATTGAGATCAATACCCCTGAAACAGGCGGTAGGGTCAAAGAAGGCCCCGATGCTTGGTATGGGCAAGACACACAAGGGAACCAAGGCCAAGGGGAACCGCAGGGCGGTGGTGGTGCTTGGGGGTACCGGACCGAAGAATTGTATAAACAATTCTTAAAAAAACGACGTCTGCTTTGGGATTATTCCATCATGGTGGGGCTCACTGAATTTAAATCCGTGTTTGGAAAAGAACTGGAAGAAGTGGAACTCAATTTAGAACAACTCTTTGATCCTGAAATCGACATCCACCGGATGTACAAAAACGAAGGTTCAAGGGTGGATGCGCGCAAATACATCTCCTACAAAAGTGGAAGGGGTGATACCAAAATCTTTGATAAAACCACAATCGAAAAGAATGATGAAAAACTAAAAGGGGTCGAAGTCACCTTCCTTGTATCAAAGTGCCGAAGGATCTTTAACTTTGAATATTCAATTGCGATGTTATCGGCTCTCCTTGTCAGTTTGCACATCTTAAATGAACATGATATCAAAACCAGTGTCCATACTTTCTGTGACATCAAAAATTCAAAAGATACTGTGGACATTTTTCATCTCAAGTCGGCCGAAGAAGACTATACCCCAGAGAAAGAAGAAGAAGTCTTCAGTGCCCTTTGCAAAAATTGGCAAGGGGACAGTATCCCTGAATACCAAGTCCTTTCTAATTGTGAACGTTACTTCTCCCCGGATGCCCAAACCAAAATCATCGTCATCCTTTCTGACTTCCGAGGCCAGCGGGCAAAAACCTACATTGAAGACGAACTTGCCTCTTTTGATACGAGAAAAATGAAAGAAGCTGTACTGAAAAACGAAGAGAAAAATTATGTATTTTTAGGGGTAGGACTTGGTTCGCGTTACATTGCCGAACATGTCTTCCACGACTCACTCCAAATCACGGCGGATAATTTTTATTCGATGCCAAATCTCATTGGAGCTGAAATTGCGAGACTCGTGCAAATCCACCATTCCTTGAGACAGTAA
- a CDS encoding riboflavin synthase — protein sequence MFTGLVETLGKVVQIEPIDSGIQFTIQTEWENPDLKLGDSIAINGACMTVTKFSDLGNIFQFYASFKSLELTNLSRLGEGTLVNLERAMALGQRFGGHMVQGHVDGMAKVVSRKQIENEVEEFWVEVPEELRRFFVKKGSVTLDGISLTVVDVKDGNIQLILIPETMQKTNANTWKKDQRLNVEVDVLAKYIENYLAARS from the coding sequence ATGTTCACTGGTCTTGTGGAAACACTTGGAAAAGTTGTCCAAATTGAACCGATTGACTCGGGAATCCAATTTACCATCCAAACGGAATGGGAAAATCCAGATTTGAAACTTGGTGACTCCATTGCCATCAACGGTGCCTGTATGACTGTTACCAAATTTTCCGATTTAGGGAATATATTCCAATTTTATGCATCTTTTAAGTCATTGGAACTTACCAACTTGTCTCGGTTAGGGGAGGGAACTCTTGTGAACTTAGAACGTGCTATGGCACTAGGGCAAAGGTTTGGTGGTCATATGGTCCAAGGCCATGTGGATGGAATGGCAAAAGTGGTCAGCCGTAAACAAATTGAAAATGAAGTAGAAGAGTTTTGGGTGGAAGTCCCAGAGGAACTTCGGAGATTTTTTGTCAAAAAAGGATCTGTGACCTTGGATGGAATTAGCCTCACCGTTGTTGACGTGAAGGACGGTAACATCCAACTCATCCTCATTCCAGAAACGATGCAAAAAACAAATGCAAATACTTGGAAGAAAGACCAACGACTGAATGTGGAAGTTGATGTCCTTGCCAAATACATAGAAAATTATTTAGCAGCGAGATCGTGA
- a CDS encoding prepilin peptidase: MESLVESNWYFLSTGLAYVILFFFATSLASFYTTLGDRILYYCYEKGRKTFQGIERWKVIFSKPSHCPSCQTNVTKLYLVPIFGWFFTKGKCNNCKVEIPKLYPLTEFLFGLTAIFVFYVSESLLGTFCLLFFFGHLLIAMLTDSKKLSLDYENLPFLIGFGFGSNYFLFEETIGLSHLYVYLGFLIFYLLIYLLLRGGTGLGDVLFSPIFASIAGNPFWIVYFNSAYLLAVGFSLILRKKGETLKGKKVPMGLYFSLGIFFTFFFKLIVHYYEWEGFLNYGNIE, encoded by the coding sequence ATGGAATCACTGGTAGAATCAAACTGGTATTTTCTTTCCACCGGACTAGCTTATGTGATTCTATTTTTTTTTGCAACTTCCCTTGCCAGTTTTTACACCACACTCGGCGACAGAATCTTGTATTATTGTTATGAGAAAGGTCGTAAAACATTCCAAGGGATAGAACGATGGAAGGTAATCTTTTCCAAACCAAGCCACTGCCCTAGTTGCCAAACAAATGTAACAAAGTTGTATTTGGTTCCGATTTTCGGATGGTTTTTCACAAAAGGAAAATGTAACAATTGCAAAGTGGAGATACCAAAACTTTATCCACTCACTGAGTTTTTATTCGGACTCACAGCTATCTTTGTATTTTATGTTTCGGAATCATTACTTGGGACATTTTGCCTTTTGTTTTTTTTTGGTCACCTACTGATTGCAATGTTGACTGATTCGAAAAAACTTTCCCTTGATTATGAAAACCTACCCTTCCTTATTGGATTTGGTTTTGGTTCCAATTATTTTTTATTCGAAGAAACCATTGGGCTCTCGCATCTATATGTGTATTTGGGATTTTTAATTTTTTACCTTCTCATTTATCTTTTGTTACGTGGTGGAACGGGACTAGGAGATGTTCTCTTTTCTCCAATCTTTGCCTCCATCGCAGGTAATCCTTTTTGGATCGTGTATTTCAATTCTGCATACTTACTTGCGGTTGGCTTCAGTTTGATCCTCCGAAAAAAAGGAGAAACACTCAAAGGGAAAAAAGTTCCGATGGGACTCTATTTTTCATTAGGAATCTTTTTTACTTTTTTTTTCAAACTAATCGTCCATTATTATGAATGGGAGGGGTTCTTAAATTATGGAAACATTGAATGA
- a CDS encoding bifunctional 3,4-dihydroxy-2-butanone-4-phosphate synthase/GTP cyclohydrolase II encodes MIRPIEEAIEEIRQGKMIILVDSEDRENEGDLVCASQFADKDKINFMATHGRGLICVPMERDRLQSLGLGKMVDDLSLGDKHGTAFTISVDAKFGTSTGISAHDRAKTVEVLLDPNTKPDDLMRPGHLFPLQAVTGGVLRRAGHTEAAVDLSKLAGLYPSGVICEIMNDDGSMARIPDLEKFAKTHGLNIYTIEDLIRYRRHKEKLIHLEVEANLPTEFGDFKIKAYSTQIDDKIHMALVKGDINPDKPVLVRVHSECLTGDIFSSQRCDCGPQLHNALRMIEKEGNGVLLYMRQEGRGIGIINKLKAYSLQEGGLDTVEANEKLGFAPDLREYGIGAQILRDIGVKQMKLITNNPRKIVGLEGYNLHVTERVPIEIDPIEENSKYLQTKKTKLGHLLNLHG; translated from the coding sequence ATGATACGTCCGATCGAAGAAGCAATCGAAGAAATCCGCCAAGGCAAAATGATCATCCTCGTCGACTCCGAAGATAGAGAAAACGAAGGCGATTTGGTCTGTGCCTCCCAATTTGCGGACAAAGACAAAATCAATTTTATGGCAACCCATGGCAGGGGGCTCATTTGTGTTCCTATGGAAAGAGACAGGCTTCAAAGTTTAGGCCTCGGGAAGATGGTAGATGACTTATCTCTTGGCGATAAACACGGAACTGCTTTTACCATATCAGTGGATGCAAAATTTGGTACCTCCACTGGCATTTCGGCGCATGACAGAGCCAAAACTGTCGAAGTACTACTCGATCCTAATACCAAACCAGATGACCTCATGCGACCTGGACATTTATTTCCCTTGCAAGCGGTAACAGGTGGTGTGTTACGAAGGGCAGGGCATACGGAAGCAGCAGTTGACTTATCAAAGTTAGCTGGTCTTTATCCGAGTGGTGTTATTTGTGAAATTATGAACGACGATGGTTCCATGGCAAGGATTCCTGATTTGGAAAAATTTGCAAAAACACATGGACTGAATATTTATACAATTGAAGACCTCATTCGATACCGCAGGCATAAAGAAAAACTCATCCACTTAGAAGTAGAAGCAAACCTTCCGACTGAGTTTGGTGATTTTAAAATCAAAGCATACTCTACCCAAATTGATGACAAAATCCATATGGCACTTGTAAAGGGAGACATCAATCCCGACAAACCAGTGCTTGTTCGTGTTCATAGTGAATGTTTGACGGGAGATATTTTTTCCTCTCAACGTTGTGATTGCGGACCACAACTCCACAATGCTCTTCGCATGATTGAAAAAGAAGGGAATGGTGTACTTTTGTACATGCGACAAGAAGGGCGTGGGATTGGGATCATCAACAAACTCAAAGCCTATTCATTACAAGAAGGTGGCCTTGATACAGTGGAGGCCAATGAAAAACTAGGATTTGCGCCTGACTTACGGGAGTATGGGATTGGAGCTCAAATCCTTCGTGACATAGGTGTGAAACAAATGAAACTCATCACAAATAACCCACGTAAGATTGTAGGCCTTGAAGGATACAACCTCCATGTGACCGAACGGGTTCCCATTGAAATTGATCCAATCGAAGAGAACTCAAAATACTTACAGACCAAAAAAACAAAACTGGGACATCTTTTGAACTTACACGGTTAA
- the plsY gene encoding glycerol-3-phosphate 1-O-acyltransferase PlsY → MILAAILFSYLFGGIPVGYILTKQVRGIDIREHGSRNIGATNVGRVIGWKYGFIALLLDALKGAVPVISASYIESPYSLVTTEILLGSVAILGHTFTPFLHFKGGKGVATALGVYMTLVPVVTVCAIVIFFIVYKISGFVSLGSILATLSMPLWYFGSSKVIPSAEYQPIIFFVLVATFFLITYSHRENIRRLVLGKELRASEDAK, encoded by the coding sequence ATGATTCTTGCCGCAATCCTATTCAGCTACCTTTTTGGTGGCATTCCGGTGGGGTACATCCTCACCAAACAAGTGCGAGGGATTGACATCCGCGAGCACGGCAGCCGTAATATTGGTGCCACAAATGTCGGCCGAGTGATTGGTTGGAAATATGGATTCATCGCACTCCTTCTGGATGCCTTAAAAGGAGCTGTGCCCGTCATCTCCGCCTCTTATATTGAATCTCCTTATTCTCTTGTCACAACAGAAATCCTACTTGGTTCCGTCGCCATCCTTGGCCATACTTTTACGCCCTTTCTCCATTTCAAAGGGGGAAAAGGTGTCGCCACTGCTCTTGGTGTATACATGACTCTTGTGCCTGTCGTCACAGTCTGTGCCATTGTGATCTTTTTTATTGTGTATAAAATCTCTGGATTTGTTTCCCTTGGTTCCATCCTAGCGACTTTATCCATGCCTCTTTGGTACTTTGGATCCTCGAAGGTAATCCCTAGTGCCGAATACCAACCAATCATCTTTTTTGTGTTAGTTGCTACTTTTTTCCTCATAACCTATTCGCACAGAGAGAACATTAGGCGCCTCGTATTAGGGAAAGAACTCCGAGCTTCCGAAGATGCAAAATGA
- the der gene encoding ribosome biogenesis GTPase Der, whose protein sequence is MKGLPVVTIVGRQNVGKSTLFNAILRAQSAITENTAGVTRDVLQKTVERAEFKIPFTLSDTPGLDIENIDEISKEIIEIAFEHLRHSDLILHVIDHKDLRKYDYKLIDYFKKDEILKEKNVLTLINKVDTEQDEYDLEPFYTLGLNELLPISALGRRNFDLLYQKINFFLPDKIKTQEDPYCKIAIIGKPNSGKSSLLNTFLGYKRAVVSEVPGTTRDSVSDQFFFQNHKLEIIDTAGIRRKSKTGESLEFYSYKRTLHSLGEADVVVLLVDAMKGLGEFDKKIFGEIQELGKPMIVAVNKWDLVPEKESNSWKDYKDRMEAKLSILKERPLLSLSAKEKLRTHKLLESVVALYEKSQKKLTTRQLNDWLSKWGGKNKVQKASNRPPKVYYATQVSQIPFKILFFVNDTKLFPSNILSFYRKSIVKEFGLDGLSVEIELRNRNEGKEGRE, encoded by the coding sequence ATGAAGGGACTTCCAGTGGTCACCATTGTTGGTAGACAAAATGTGGGAAAATCCACATTATTTAACGCCATTCTCCGAGCACAAAGTGCGATTACCGAAAACACAGCGGGTGTTACGCGGGATGTATTACAAAAAACTGTGGAACGAGCTGAATTTAAAATTCCGTTCACTTTGTCCGACACTCCAGGTCTTGACATTGAAAACATTGATGAAATCTCAAAAGAAATCATAGAGATTGCCTTTGAACATCTCCGCCATTCGGATCTCATCTTACATGTGATCGATCATAAAGACTTACGAAAGTATGACTACAAACTCATTGATTATTTCAAAAAAGATGAAATCTTAAAAGAGAAAAATGTCCTCACTCTCATCAACAAAGTGGATACAGAACAAGATGAGTATGATTTGGAGCCATTTTACACACTGGGGTTAAACGAACTCCTTCCAATCTCTGCCCTTGGTCGTAGGAATTTTGATTTACTTTACCAAAAAATTAATTTTTTTCTCCCCGATAAAATCAAAACCCAAGAAGATCCGTATTGTAAAATTGCGATCATTGGAAAACCTAACTCTGGTAAGTCGTCACTTCTCAATACCTTCCTTGGTTACAAACGAGCCGTTGTGAGTGAGGTGCCAGGTACCACTAGGGATTCCGTATCCGATCAGTTCTTTTTCCAAAACCATAAATTGGAAATCATCGATACAGCAGGGATTCGTAGGAAATCCAAAACGGGTGAGAGTTTGGAATTTTACTCCTACAAACGAACCCTCCATAGTTTGGGGGAAGCCGATGTCGTGGTCCTTCTCGTGGATGCCATGAAAGGACTTGGTGAATTTGACAAAAAGATCTTTGGGGAAATCCAAGAACTCGGAAAACCCATGATTGTGGCCGTGAACAAATGGGATTTGGTCCCGGAAAAAGAATCCAACTCTTGGAAGGATTACAAAGACAGAATGGAAGCAAAACTCTCCATCCTAAAAGAGAGACCTCTCCTTTCCCTTTCGGCCAAAGAGAAACTCCGCACCCACAAACTCTTGGAATCAGTGGTGGCCCTCTATGAAAAGTCCCAAAAAAAGCTAACGACCCGCCAATTAAATGACTGGTTAAGCAAGTGGGGGGGAAAAAATAAGGTACAGAAGGCATCGAACCGACCTCCGAAGGTGTATTACGCCACTCAGGTCTCGCAGATTCCTTTTAAAATATTGTTCTTCGTGAATGATACAAAACTCTTTCCCTCAAATATTTTGAGTTTCTACCGAAAGAGTATTGTAAAGGAATTTGGACTGGACGGACTTTCCGTTGAGATCGAACTCCGGAACAGAAACGAAGGAAAGGAGGGCAGGGAATGA
- a CDS encoding STAS domain-containing protein: MELKLNTTGKIKSIEIAGKFDIESTEEFESIFNKLIESSPNLVSIEMSRLDYIDSSGIGSLIKSLNSLKNKKGKLLLVGMKPMIQNVFKLAKLDMFFEIMNASDFQSKYVDADSDSDIDDLLKRN; encoded by the coding sequence GTGGAGCTGAAATTAAACACAACAGGAAAGATCAAATCCATTGAAATCGCTGGAAAATTTGATATCGAATCCACCGAAGAATTTGAGTCCATTTTCAACAAACTCATTGAATCTAGCCCAAACCTCGTATCCATCGAAATGAGTCGCCTTGATTACATTGATTCCTCAGGGATTGGGTCTCTGATCAAAAGCCTCAATTCCTTAAAAAACAAAAAAGGAAAACTCCTCCTTGTGGGTATGAAACCCATGATCCAAAATGTGTTTAAATTAGCAAAATTGGATATGTTTTTTGAGATTATGAATGCCTCCGATTTCCAATCCAAATACGTTGATGCAGATTCTGATTCCGACATCGATGATCTGTTAAAACGAAATTAA
- the pdxH gene encoding pyridoxamine 5'-phosphate oxidase, whose amino-acid sequence MNDLAHMRTNYVRSVLSEETAGFDPLALFSLWFSEAKEEGELEPNAMSLSTVNTDGKPSVRIVLLKGLIRNEFQFFTNYSSHKGKDIEQNRNVALTFFWPKMERQIRIEGTVTKIPKEESEAYFKIRPRESQLGALTSNQSSVVVSREELETKFQTLEKEWEGKEIPMPESWGGYSVSPNKIEFWQGRAGRLHDRIVFERKNENWIRSRLSP is encoded by the coding sequence TTGAATGATTTAGCGCATATGCGCACAAATTACGTACGTTCTGTCCTTTCGGAAGAGACAGCTGGTTTTGATCCATTGGCACTTTTTTCGTTATGGTTTTCTGAGGCCAAAGAAGAAGGAGAGTTAGAACCCAATGCCATGAGCCTTTCCACAGTGAACACGGATGGCAAACCATCTGTCCGAATTGTACTCCTCAAAGGCCTTATCCGAAACGAGTTTCAATTTTTCACTAACTACAGTTCCCACAAAGGAAAGGACATCGAACAAAATCGGAACGTGGCACTCACTTTTTTTTGGCCCAAAATGGAACGCCAAATTCGTATCGAAGGAACAGTAACAAAAATACCAAAAGAAGAATCCGAAGCCTACTTTAAAATCCGACCAAGAGAATCACAACTAGGAGCCCTCACATCAAACCAAAGTTCGGTGGTGGTTTCTAGAGAAGAATTGGAAACCAAGTTTCAAACTCTCGAGAAAGAATGGGAAGGGAAAGAGATACCCATGCCGGAATCTTGGGGAGGGTATTCGGTATCTCCTAACAAAATTGAATTTTGGCAAGGTAGAGCGGGTAGACTCCATGACCGAATTGTATTCGAACGGAAAAACGAAAATTGGATTCGGTCGAGACTATCGCCTTAA